From the Budorcas taxicolor isolate Tak-1 chromosome 1, Takin1.1, whole genome shotgun sequence genome, one window contains:
- the NCKIPSD gene encoding NCK-interacting protein with SH3 domain: MYRALYAFRSAEPNALAFAAGETFLVLERSSAHWWLAARARSGETGYVPPAYLRRLQGLEQDVLQAIDRAIEAVHNAAVRDGGKYSLEQRGVLQKLIHHRKETLSRRGPSAPSPAAMTPSTSDHHLDAAATRQPNGTCRAGFERQHSLPSSEYLGADGGLYQIPPQPRRAAPTTPPPPVKRRDRDALIISGSGGRNTTPSGGSSVSSGGSISSTSLDTLYTGSSSSEPGPSCSPTPPPVPRRGMLTAVSQAQPPPCKVPNPEPPTEEEAVAAVVETAPAPVPDELEALRALNLGATEEKAVAEPAVPRTIGAELMELVRRNTGLSHELCRVAIGVVVGHIQASVPASSPVMEQVLLSLVEGKDLSTALPSGQVCHDQQRLEVIFADLARRKDDAQQRSWALYEDEGVIRCYLEELLHILTDADPEVCKKMCKRNEFESVLALVAYYQMEHRVSLRLLLLKCFGAMCSLDAAIISTLVSSVLPVELARDMQTDTQDHQKLCYSALILAMVFSMGEAVPYAHYEHLGTPFAQFLLSIVEDGLPLDTTEQLPDLCVNLLLALNLHLPAPDQNVIMAALSKHANVKIFSEKLLLLLNRGDDPVRIFKHEPQPPHSILKFLQDVFASPATAGIFYHTDMMALIDITVRHIADLSPGDKLRMEYLSLMHAVVRSTPYLQHRHRLPDLQATLRRILTEEEASPQCQMDRMIVQEMCKEFPVLGEAPS; the protein is encoded by the exons ATGTACCGCGCGCTGTACGCGTTCCGCTCGGCGGAGCCCAACGCGCTGGCGTTCGCCGCGGGCGAGACCTTCCTGGTGCTGGAGCGCAGCAGCGCGCACTGGTGGTTGGCGGCGCGGGCGCGCAGCGGTGAGACCGGCTACGTGCCGCCCGCCTACCTGCGCCGCCTGCAG GGCCTGGAGCAGGATGTCCTCCAAGCCATTGACCGGGCCATTGAGGCCGTGCACAATGCGGCCGTGCGGGACGGTGGCAAATACAGCCTGGAGCAGCGCGGGGTCCTCCA GAAGCTGATCCACCACCGGAAAGAGACCCTGTCCCGCAGAGGCCCCtccgcccccagccctgcagctatGACCCCGTCCACCAGTGACCACCATCTGGACGCCGCCGCCACCAGGCAGCCCAATGGCACGTGTCGAGCTGGGTTCGAGCGGCAGCACAGCCTGCCCAGTTCTGAGTATCTTGGGGCGGATGGAGGCCTCTACCAG ATCCCACCACAGCCTCGCCGAGCAGCGCCCACCACGCCACCCCCACCCGTGAAGCGCCGAGACCGCGACGCCCTGATCATCTCGGGGAGTG GCGGCCGCAACACCACGCCCTCCGGGGGCAGTTCTGTGTCCAGCGGCGGCTCCATCAGCAGCACCTCCCTTGACACGCTGTACACTGGCTCCAGCTCATCCGAGCCGGGCCCCAGCTGCTCACCCACGCCCCCGCCTGTGCCCCGCCGAGGCATGCTTACCGCTGTGTCCCAAGCTCAGCCCCCTCCCTGCAAGGTGCCAAACCCGGAGCCCCCTACAGAGGAGGAGGCAGTGGCGGCAGTGGTGGAGACAGCCCCAGCCCCGGTCCCTGATGAGCTGGAGGCCCTGAGGGCACTGAACCTGGGGGCCACAGAGGAGAAGGCGGTGGCTGAGCCTGCCGTGCCCAGGACCATCGGGGCAGAGCTGATGGAGCTCGTGCGGAGGAACACTGGCCTGAGCCATGAGCTCTGCCGCGTGGCCATTGGCGTCGTGGTGGGCCACATCCAGGCCTCTGTGCCGGCCAGCTCGCCTGTCATGGAGCAGGTCCTCCTCTCGCTGGTGGAGGGCAAG GACCTGAGCACCGCCCTGCCCTCAGGGCAGGTCTGCCATGACCAGCAGCGGCTGGAGGTGATCTTTGCAGACCTGGCCCGGCGGAAGGACGATGCCCAGCAGCGCAGCTGGGCCCTGTATGAGGACGAGGGCGTCATCCGCTGCTACCTGGAGGAGCTGCTGCACATTCTG ACGGACGCAGACCCTGAAGTTTGCAAGAAAATGTGCAAGCGGAACGAGTTCGAGTCTGTCTTGGCCTTGGTGGCCTACTAccaaatg GAGCACCGGGTGTCGCTGCGGCTGCTGCTCCTCAAGTGCTTCGGCGCCATGTGCAGCCTGGATGCGGCCATCATCTCCACGCTTGTGTCGTCCGTGCTGCCCGTGGAGCTGGCACGGGACATGCAGACAGACACGCAGG ACCACCAGAAGCTCTGTTACTCTGCCCTCATCCTGGCCATGGTCTTCTCCATGGGCGAGGCAGTGCCCTACGCACACTATG AGCACCTGGGCACACCCTTTGCCCAGTTTCTGCTGAGCATCGTTGAGGATGGGCTGCCCTTGGACACCACGGAGCAGCTGCCGGATCTCTGCGTGAATTTACTTCTGGCTCTCAACCTGCACCTGCCAG CCCCGGACCAGAACGTCATCATGGCCGCCCTGAGCAAACATGCCAACGTCAAGATCTTCTCTGAGAAGCTGCTGTTGCTCCTGAACAGAGGGG ATGACCCCGTGCGCATCTTCAAGCACGAGCCGCAGCCGCCACACTCCATCCTCAAGTTCCTGCAGGACGTGTTCGCCAGCCCCGCCACAGCTGGCATCTTCTACCACACGGACATGATGGCGCTCATCGACATCACCGTGCGACACATCGCGGACTTGTCGCCCGGAGACAAG